In Rhineura floridana isolate rRhiFlo1 chromosome 1, rRhiFlo1.hap2, whole genome shotgun sequence, the following proteins share a genomic window:
- the MAL2 gene encoding protein MAL2 yields the protein MISARGVSMPPPPNATAYYPPPRITLPSGVEILRTYSGAFICLEILFGALVWILVAATNIPLALLQGWVMFVSVTACFTSIAFLCVFLFSYRERIAIDWNRLDFLYHAAVFVFYFGTFLLQAATTSLHGHPLKFNFLSNPNTTCTPYQPLLNEHEYNLSIAAAIFAFATTVCYGCSTALALRRWKL from the exons ATGATCTCCGCCCGAGGGGTCTCCATGCCGCCGCCCCCCAACGCCACCGCCTATTACCCCCCGCCGCGCATCACCCTCCCCTCCGGCGTGGAGATCCTGCGCACCTACTCGGGGGCCTTCATCTGCCTAGAGATT CTATTTGGAGCACTTGTCTGGATTTTAGTAGCCGCCACCAACATCCCTTTGgcgctgctgcagggatgggtgaTGTTTGTGTCGGTGACGGCCTGTTTCACCTCCATCGCCTTCCTCTGTGTGTTTCTCTTCAGTTATAGAGAGAGAATTGCAATTGATTGGAACCGTTTG gaTTTCCTTTACCATGCAGCTGTCTTCGTCTTTTATTTTGGAACATTTCTGCTGCAAGCAGCAACAACGTCTTTGCATGGTCATCCGCTGAAGTTCAATTTCCTCAGCAACCCCAACACCACTTGCACCCCCTATCAACCACTTCTAAATGAACATGAATATAACTTGAGCATAGCAGCTGCT ATCTTTGCCTTTGCAACAACTGTGTGTTACGGGTGTAGCACAGCCCTTGCTTTAAGAAGATGGAAACTATAG